AATTTAGCTTTTTTACGGAATCATCATCCAAGTAACCGGTTAATACCTGGTAAAACCTAACCTTTTTTCTATCGACAGTTGGGTAAAGGATAGGCCATTCAGATTGGGGACTTACCGAGAACAAACAATCAATATTGTATTCATTAATAAACCAACAAATGTCTTCAGAATTTTTATACTCATCCTGTGGCATCACTATTTTTACGGCTTTTGAACCAAAGATCGGCTCAACCTGTTTTACTGCTCTCAGCAAATGTTCTTTACCTGACCATCGTGATGAAATAAAGCCGTAATGAAAAATTATGAGGTTAAAATCAATTTTAAGCAAATATTCAGGGATTGTATCAACAGAATCCAAGCCTAAATAATAACAATGAGAATTGGAGTATTTCTTAAACGAATAGAGATGTTCTTCTATTGTGCTTCGAAGCGGATAACCCAAACATTTGTATATAATTAATATTTTTAGTTTCGATTTAATTAGAAATTTGAGATAGAATTAATAAATGGCTTTGATGATAGTGATTAACAAACTTGCTGTAATTAAGTTTTAACATAAATTTATTATAAAAATTATTTATCGATTTATCTGATTTCAAATATTCAAGCCCAGATAACTGATTGAAAGGGTCAAAATTCTCTAATACACATTTTCCAATTATTTTATTATTAAAACCCCGTGTAAGCAACAATTCTAGTGAACTGATGTCGAATTGATTAACGTGTTTAGGTTTATTCTTTTCGAAATTGGTATTTTTATTTAAATCTTCTTTATTATTAAGAATAAATAAAAGACATGAATCTTCAGATAAGTCACTCTCGAATTGAGAAATTAAATCATTTAATTCAAACACACTTTCTAAAATATTAATACAAATAAACAATTTTTTTCCCGAAGTTTTATTATTGATAATATGTGGAAACGAACCGATATCGCAGTTAAAATCTTTTATTGAATATTTTCTATATATGCGTTCAGTATTTTTAAAATCTGAATCTAATTTTTTTTCAAAATAATTTCCTAATTCAGAGTTCTTTTCCGAAACCACCGATATAGAACAAAATGAATTTATATCAGGAATTAATTTGAGCGAGTTATTTATAATTTGGTCTTGATATTGGGACATTTATTTAATAAATAGGGAATATTAAAGCGTTTTTTGGATTACTAAGTTTATTTCACATTTATAATGCATGTTTTTAAACAGGGTTGGAAAATGTTTTTTAATGAATTTATATTTCCATTGATAAAATTTCCAAAATCTGCCGTAGTATTTTACCTTTTCTATCATGCGGTTTTCACTTATTACATCACCCACCGAATTCCATTCGATAACTTTACAATTAAATTTGTATTTAAATAATATATTTAACTGATGTTCATCAAAGTTTCTTATGTGTACAAAGTAAAAGGGATAATCTTCTTTCAAGTATTGAGAAAGATCTTCCCGATATGGAACCCGCATAATAAAGTGACCACCCGGTTTAAGGATATTTAAAATATTTTTAATAGCGATATTTAAATCAATCATATGTTCAAGAACATCCGTACAGACTATTAAATCAAAATAGTTATTATTATAAGGAAGTTCTTCAATTTTTGCTAAAGCACAATCAATTCCTTTAGATTTTGAAATTTTTAAATAATCTAAGCTAATATCAACTCCGTGTTTTTTTATATTTTGAAAGTGACTTAATGTTCTACCCAATCCTACACCGATATCTAAAGTTTTATCATTTTCTTTAACGTATTTACGAATCAATCTAACCGTACTTAATTCTAGTTCCATCCATTGCGATTCAGGAATAAAGGGATTGTGACCGGTATTGCTCAGTTCAGTAATATGGACCTTAGAAATTTCTTCGTAATTATTAATGTACTTATCTGTCTCCGAAAACACCGGAATTTCATCTACAAACTTTAAAGGAGAATTTTTATACAGATTCATTTAATTTATTTATTCAATAGTAATTTCAATTTATTTAATCCTATTAATTTCCCATATTTGGTAGCCATTGTTATGAAATACCATTTAGTTGGAATACGAGGTTTAATAATGAAAAAATAATAGTCTATTTTCCAAGAAAGCCAATCGGTAAATCTATTATAAATGAATAAATGTAAATCGGTTAATTTAGGTTTATTGATCTTAAAAGCCAGTTCAGCAGATTTATTTGTAACAAATTCTACGAATGTCTTGTAACTGTATTTTCCTGACAAGACTATGTCTTTATAAGCATTATTCACTATTTTCTTTCTGTTAACGTCATTTTTTATCTGCATCATAACTTCATCTAAATTGCTAAAGTCATTTTTAACAGCGATGTAATGTTTCCCTCCGATCAAGATATCATTAAATGTGCTTTCTAACATTACTTGACATGTTTTTGTAACACAACATTCCAAATGTCGGGGCGAAATATTAATTAATTTTAATTTGCCATCCAATCCGGGAAAGCATTCTTGTTCTATTTCTTCAAAACTGCAATTGGGGTTTTGCTTTAAATATTCACTTCCTTTTTTCCATATTTCGCCATATTTATCTAATACAGTTGCACCGCCTTCAACACCTATCATGTATTTGCACTTATGTAAAAACTTCGGCCATTTATTTCCAAACAAAGTGTCTTCTGGTTTAATAGAAATATCATTATTTATACTATACTTGTCACAAGCTTTTTTAAAAACATCGGAGATTTGCGATTTCATGTACCCATGACGTCCTAACCATTGAGGTAGATTACGAGCTCTATAACCAACATCAATAACTCTTTTAATAAATAGAGATCGCAACCTAGAACGAAATATTGATTTAGGATCTATGTAACCGGTTAATACCCGGTGAAATTTAACTTTATTATGATCTACTTCATCAAAAATTTTTAAAGCCTCTTCCATTGTTGCCAAAGTAAACACAACTTGAATATTTAGTTCATTTATTATGTGACTTAGTTCAAATGAGTTTTTATATTCATCTTGTGTTATTAGAGCTTTAACAGCTTTTGATTTTGAAAAATGCCTTACCTGATTTAAAGTTAAATCTAGAAATTCTCTTCCGGCCCATCTTGATGAGGCAAAGCCGTAATGATAAATAATTAAGTCAAAATCAATATTATTTAGATAATCTGGAATTGGTTCAGCTTTATTAAAACTATCAACTCTATGATCTAATTTATAATAATAACATCGTGCATTAGAATAACGTCGGAAAGAATACAAATGCTCATTAACTGTAGTACGAAGTGGAAAGCCAAGGCATTTATAAAGAATGAGAATATTCAAAATTTTGAATTCTATTTTTTGACTAAGACTAACCCCCTTATTCTAGACAGATGTTTGAAGTCATCCGGGTTGAAGGCGCGAGCTAATTGTTCAGATTTTTCGGAAAATGATGTGTTGTGTTTTACGTTATTCTCACCTACCAAAGTTGGATAAACAACTCTGGTTAGATAGTCATATGCGCCTAAGTGAAATTCATCAACTAAACTATAATTTTCTTCAAGCAATGGTTTAATTTCCGAATAGTTAGAATAATAATTAATTTTAGCGGGT
This window of the Sphingobacteriaceae bacterium genome carries:
- a CDS encoding class I SAM-dependent methyltransferase, whose product is MNLYKNSPLKFVDEIPVFSETDKYINNYEEISKVHITELSNTGHNPFIPESQWMELELSTVRLIRKYVKENDKTLDIGVGLGRTLSHFQNIKKHGVDISLDYLKISKSKGIDCALAKIEELPYNNNYFDLIVCTDVLEHMIDLNIAIKNILNILKPGGHFIMRVPYREDLSQYLKEDYPFYFVHIRNFDEHQLNILFKYKFNCKVIEWNSVGDVISENRMIEKVKYYGRFWKFYQWKYKFIKKHFPTLFKNMHYKCEINLVIQKTL